The Papaver somniferum cultivar HN1 chromosome 3, ASM357369v1, whole genome shotgun sequence genome includes a region encoding these proteins:
- the LOC113355263 gene encoding rust resistance kinase Lr10-like, translated as MFPLYAIIICGLVGTSIVLGIILFCSKRLKSKRIANQNTLSIPSLLRMCENTPRNDLSLTVHHTQDSLQTLNTNQAKKVDDHGHVVDITLPVVLHMFDVVTEDNLGGRVDHHEKQRSQKEVHVGVSAIERFLVDMGNEKPVRFTSSELQDFTWNYKVKLGAGGFGVVYKGVFPSGVEVAVKVLNDSTTSERIKEQFMAEVSTIGRTYHKNLVRLYGFCFESATKALVYEYMKNGSLDRILFDKKLQNSSIKWEKLYDIAIGTAKGLAYLHEDCQKRIIHYDIKPGNILLDSKFNPKVADFGLAKLCNWDSSHVTMTGGRGTPGYAAPELWMPFPITYKCDVYSYGMMLFEIVGRRRNLDLSLPESRQWFPRQVWEKFEMEELDEMINGFDGIEKTDREKVRTMILVAFWCVQYLPDARPSMSSVVKILQGGSEVKVPPNPFLHLGFSSAALALRADANREETGVTANITSAEAITGIMSTPTGYKKNTAIVRERATS; from the coding sequence ATGTTTCCATTGTATGCAATAATAATCTGTGGTTTAGTAGGAACCTCGATTGTTTTGGGAATTATCTTGTTTTGCTCCAAAAGGTTGAAATCCAAAAGAATCGCTAATCAAAACACTCTCTCTATACCAAGCTTACTACGGATGTGTGAAAACACCCCAAGAAACGATCTTAGCCTCACAGTTCATCATACACAAGACTCGCTGCAAACTCTGAACACTAACCAGGCTAAGAAAGTTGATGACCATGGTCATGTTGTTGATATCACTCTGCCTGTAGTACTACACATGTTCGATGTCGTAACAGAAGATAATCTTGGAGGACGGGTTGATCATCATGAAAAACAGAGATCACAAAAAGAAGTTCACGTAGGTGTATCGGCTATAGAGAGGTTTTTAGTTGATATGGGAAATGAGAAACCAGTCAGGTTTACGTCTTCAGAGCTACAAGATTTCACTTGGAATTACAAGGTGAAGTTGGGTGCAGGTGGGTTTGGAGTTGTTTACAAAGGCGTATTTCCGAGCGGAGTTGAAGTTGCTGTTAAGGTGCTAAATGACAGTACTACAAGCGAAAGAATAAAAGAGCAATTCATGGCAGAAGTGAGTACAATCGGAAGAACTTACCACAAAAATCTAGTTAGACTCTATGGGTTTTGCTTTGAATCCGCAACAAAAGCACTGGTTTACGAGTACATGAAGAACGGATCGCTTGACCGGATTTTGTTCGACAAAAAACTACAAAATAGTAGTATAAAGTGGGAGAAACTGTATGACATAGCAATCGGAACGGCCAAAGGATTGGCATATTTACATGAAGATTGTCAGAAAAGGATAATTCACTACGATATAAAGCCTGGTAATATTCTATTAGATTCGAAATTTAATCCAAAAGTTGCTGATTTTGGTTTGGCCAAGCTTTGTAACTGGGATAGTTCTCATGTTACCATGACCGGAGGCCGAGGAACGCCAGGTTATGCTGCACCGGAGCTGTGGATGCCGTTTCCTATAACTTATAAGTGTGATGTTTATAGTTATGGAATGATGCTGTTTGAGATTGTCGGACGGAGAAGGAATTTAGACCTGAGTTTACCTGAGAGCCGTCAATGGTTTCCTAGACAGGTGTGGGAAAAGTTTGAAATGGAAGAATTGGATGAGATGATAAACGGGTTCGACGGGATCGAAAAAACGGATCGTGAGAAGGTAAGAACAATGATTTTGGTAGCCTTTTGGTGTGTTCAGTACTTGCCCGATGCCAGACCTTCGATGAGTAGTGTGGTGAAGATTTTACAGGGAGGCTCGGAAGTTAAGGTGCCGCCTAACCCCTTCTTGCACCTTGGGTTTTCAAGTGCGGCATTAGCTCTGCGGGCCGATGCAAATAGAGAAGAGACGGGAGTCACTGCAAATATCACGTCGGCCGAAGCCATCACTGGAATAATGTCGACCCCGACTGGTTACAAGAAAAATACTgcaattgtgagagaaagagctACTTCATGA
- the LOC113360895 gene encoding proton pump-interactor 1-like, translating into MGSIFSSPTIPVWDGGHDTIGKHDQNQFNRDLSFYFVKYRIYQNHELETMISHAGKEIRNMDQTCNLIRETILQRKLIKDDYRRWLDWLSWEDDRYKKVINEKKTKIDYRSQARIGEIRAKFDTVGKKGDDTCTSEKELNNRVCSLHFRTRCAKSTFVKEKQLLQGIKQLEETRPGIVANDALKQKRFNESMEWVGRPIRPEHCSCRSSRRRKNLKDMDLDKLKREKQVFSARAKNAEETWKATENEILSLELKLAGIIEKRTVKEKLLVKLKEQLSEEKLNYNQQHYNKYESFLRDARTLDAEKNTSALEELSHTEIENFVILWGNEKAFRDEYSNRRGLSCRHQQT; encoded by the exons ATGGGATCCATCTTTTCATCACCTACAATACCGGTATGGGATGGAGGACATGACACTATTGGAAAGCATGATCAGAATCAGTTTAACCGTGATCTTTCATTTTATTTCGTAAAATATCGGATATATCAAAATCATGAGCTAGAAACAATGATTTCTCATGCTGGAAAGGAGATTAGAAACATGGACCAAACCTGCAATCTGATTCGCGAAACAATATTACAGAGAAAG CTTATTAAGGACGACTATAGAAGATGGTTGGACTGGCTATCGTGGGAGGACGACAGATACAAGAAAGTCATAAATGAGAAGAAGACTAAAATAGACTATAGAAGTCAGGCTCGCATAGGGGAAATCCGGGCTAAATTCGACACAGTTGGAAAGAAGGGCGATGATACATGCACATCAGAGAAAGAGCTTAATAATCGT GTCTGTAGCTTGCATTTTCGGACACGGTGTGCAAAAAGCACATTCGTTAAGGAGAAACAGCTCCTTCAAGGAATTAAACAGCTTGAAGAGACTAGACCGGGTATTGTTGCCAATGATGCCTTGAAACAGAAACGTTTTAATGAGTCAATGGAGTGGGTTGGCCGCCCGATTCGTCCCGAGCATTGTAGTTGTCGTTCTTCCCGTAGACGGAAAAAT CTTAAAGATATGGATTTGGATAAATTAAAAAGGGAAAAACAAGTCTTCAGTGCAAGAGCAAAGAATGCCGAGGAAACATGGAAAGCTACGGAAAACGAGATTCTTTCGTTGGAACTTAAATTGGCAGGGATAATTGAAAAACGGACGGTGAAAGAGAAATTACTGGTGAAACTAAAAGAACAGCTAAGTGAAGAG AAGCTCAATTACAACCAACAACACTATAACAAGTACGAATCGTTTCTACGGGATGCCAGAACTCTTGATGCAGAGAAAAATACATCCGCATTGGAAGAATTATCGCATACAGAG ATTGAAAACTTCGTGATCCTATGGGGCAACGAAAAGGCTTTCAGGGATGAGTACTCGAACAGAAGGGGGCTATCATGCAGGCATCAACAGACGTAG